CGAGAAAACCGGCAACTGCCACCCGTTCATTATCAAAGTTTACGCCCCCATGCATCCGCTGGTGCACGTGGTTTGCTGGGCGCGGGTTTTGGCATCAAGCCAGAACATCCTGACTACGAAGCCATGCGCATTGAATTTCTGAACCAGTATGAATCCGCCATTGCCGTGCACAGCAAACTGTTCAAGCAAGTGCCAGACCTCTTGCGCGGTCTTGATGTCATGGGCGTATCCTGGGGCATAGTCACCAACAAGGCCATGCGCTTTACCCGCCCGCTGATCCCGCTGCTCGATTTGCAGGAAGCGCGCTGCGTGATTTCTGGCGACACCACCCCACATGCCAAACCTCACCCTGCCCCCTTGCTGGAAGCCGCAAGGCAACTGGGCATACGCTCAGAAAACTGCTGGTACGTAGGCGACGACCTGCGCGACATACAAGCTGCCGAAGCTGCAGGCATGACCAGCATTGCCGCCGCCTGGGGCTATTGCGGCGCGACCGAGCCCAAGCACTGGAAAGCCGACGCCATCATCGACAGCCCGCTGGAACTGCTGGAACTGGTACGCGCCAAACATTTACAGGCCGTGGGCTCTTGAATACTGCAGGACTAGCCCTAAATGGGGTATACTGATAAAGCTTTGGGGACGACCAGGTTTCGACGGGGGTTGCAAAGCAGCGCAGGGCATACCGAGGCCAGACTACCTCGTAAATACAATCTGAACTATATAACTGCAAACGATAACTCGTACGCATTAGCCGCTTAATACCGGCTAACCTTACACCACTTCGTCCATAGGGTGGGCTGGCAACAGCAGTAAGGACATTCATATGGAATCGTCTTGAGCCGGGTTACTTGACTCTCGATTAAATAATAGGTAACTCGTCCTGCCGCAGCGTGTGCGTCCGCGTCGTCAGGATTAAATCAAATGGCAGCACTAAGTATGTAGAACTGTCTGTAGAGTGCTTTCGGACGCGGGTTCGATTCCCGCCGTCTCCACCAAAAATACAAAACCACCCAGTTTCATCGGGTGGTTTTTTATTTTTGTTGATTTTGTGGGTATGCCAACCCGCGGGACGCGGGGCGAGTGGGGAATTCGAGCTGCATGCAGCGAGCCCACGAGCGACATATCGCTTGCAAGCGATATGGCTGGCCAGGATGACCGATTCCCGCCATCTCCACCAAAACAGAGAAGCCATCCAATTTATTGGGTGGCTTTTCTATTTTGATGATCTGCGTGAATTGAACCTGCGGGACGCGGGGATGAGTGCGGACAGACAACAGCACCTGCGTGCTGTTGTCTGCCTCACGAATCTGAGCAGCTTGCAAGCTGCGAAGTGGAGAACAGGGGTTTCGAGCCCCATGCGGCGAGCCCACGAACGACATGGCGCTGCTTCAACTCCCATCAACCGCGCCAGTCCAGCATTAGGCTCTGCTGACGCCTCATGCATGGCATTAAATTGGCGAAACTTTTCATCATCAAGTTTAAAGTAAATCTGGTCCAGCAAAACTTCCCGAGTATGCTCACAAGCAACTTCAACAATAAAGTCTGTTCGACTCTTACCCAATGCATTTGCGGCGCGATCAATTAAGGCCATTTGTTCTGGCAAGATACGGATTTTAATTGTGCCAGCACACACGGCAACCTCATTTTGTTGACAGTAGATAGGAAGAGGCTAGCGCTTGGAGTCGCATTTGCCAACATAAAAGACAATGCAGCATATTGCAAGCCCCAGCAACCGGATGTTAGCCTTCTTACTGCAATTTACTATTGCTGAAATAATTTTCACAAGAGAAATAAATGGCACCAAAGAAATCAAAAACGTCCTGGAAAGACGTCAAAGTCAAGCTAACTGACCTGAGCGATACAGAGCTTATCAAGTTGATACATGATCTATATGTCAGCGACAAAAACAATCAGCACATTCTGCATGCCAGATTCGATCTGGGTGACGATGTGTTGGGTCCGTATAAAGCCACTATCCATCGCTGGCTTTGGCCTGATTTTGGTCAGGACACTTCAGTGGGCAGGGCAAAAAAAGCGATAGCCGACTATAAAAACGCAGGTGGCCAATCTAATGGTTTGGCCGAACTGATGGTTTTTTATTGCGAACAAGCTACTGGTTTCATCGATAGCATAGCTTTGGAAGATGAAACGTATTTTGATGCATTGATAGTAATGTTTGAAAATGCCCTGGATACAATCTCCACCCTTCCGCTCAAAAAAGCACAGTCATATAGTGATCGGCTAGAAAATGTAAGGCACCTTTGTCATCGATTTGGTTATGGTGTAGGCGATGAAATGGATGAACTACTCGCCAACTATGGGGCCAGAAGTTGAACCCTCCTTGCAATGGAAGCCTGTTCCCTGCGCGATAATAACCAAGCATAGGTATCATATTGATACGCCATTATTAAATATGCATGACAACCCCCATCTTTATACAGTAGGATTATCGTCTGTCCATATACCAATTTGAATAGCGAGCAAGCCTGCATGTCCCTGGACTTTTCTACTCTGTCCGCCCTGCGTACTCATCATCCCGCCTGGCGCTTACTATGTTCTGACCATGCGCCCTTGATTGCCAGTTTTTTGCATCGCATCTTTGTCGCGCCCAATGTAAGGGTTGTGAGTGCCGATGATCTGGCTGAGATGCTGGAAGATGAGTTGTTTGCCCTGCGTGAGCGTTTGGGTGAAAACGAATTCCCCAAGCGCGCACAAGAGTATTTGAATGACTGGGCAAGCCCGGATAAAGCCTGGTTGCGCAAATTTTATCAACAGGGCTCTGACGAGGCGCAGTTTGACCTGACACCAGCAACGGAAAAAGCCATCAACTGGCTCAGCAGCCTGACTGAGCGCAGCTTTGTCGGTACCGAGTCACGCTTGCTGACCTTGTTTGACTTACTTAAACAAATGAGTGAAGGTAGCGAAGTTGACCCGGCAAAGCGCATCGCCGAGTTGCAAAAGAAACGTGAAGACATTGATGCAGAGATTAGCCGGGTCTTGAGTGGTGATCTTGGCCTGCTGGATGATACGGGTATCAAAGACCGCTTCCAGCAATTCATGCAGATTTCACGTGATCTTTTAACTGATTTTCGTGAGGTTGAATACAACTTTCGCCAGCTTGACCGCAGGGTGCGAGAGCACATCGCTTTGTGGGAGGGTTCCAAGGGAGCCTTGCTGGAGCAGATCATGGGGGAACGTGATGCGATCAGCGACTCAGATCAGGGCAAGAGTTTTCGCGCATTCTGGGATTTTCTGATGTCCAGCCGCAGGCAGGAGGAACTGACGCAGTTGCTTGATCATGTCCTTGCTTTGACGCCGGTACAGGAACTGGCACCCGGCCCGCGTACCAGACGTGTGCATTATGACTGGCTGGAAGCGGGTGAACATACCCAGCGCACAGTCGCCCAATTATCGCAACAACTAAGGCGCTTTCTGGATGATCAGACCTGGCTGGAAAATCGCCGCATTATGGACATCTTGCGCGGCATAGAATCCAAGTCACTGGCTTTGCGCCAGCAACAACCATCGGGTGAATTTTTCAGCATAGATGAAATGACGGCAGAGATAGAATTGCCGATGGAGCGCCCTTTACACAGCCCCTCTTTCAAGCCAGTCATTGCCGACTTGATCTTGCAGGCTGGCGACGCTGATCTTGATACCAATGCGCTCTACAATTATTTCACTATCGACAAAGCAGAGTTGATGCTACACATACGACATGCATTGCAATTGCAATCCCAGGCGACACTGCAAGAGATCACGACCAAACATCCCTTGAAACATGGTCTGGCTGAGCTCGTCAGTTACCTGCATTTGGGCAATGAGTCTTTCAATACCGTGATCGATGAAGAGCACACAGAAACCATAGGCTGGCACGCAATCACATCCCGTGGCGAGCAAGTACAAAAACAGGCTACCCTGCCACGCGTTATTTTTGTGAGGTGAGCATGGATACCACCGCCTCCGTTGTTGGTCACGCTGCAACTAACCTAGCCACGCCTAATCAAGACCATGCATTGTCCCCGCTGCTGATCAATTTGCTCAAGACGGTTCTGTACCGTGAAGATGATGAGCAATTGTGGGGTGCGCTCTTGAAGCTGCAAGCAAGGGTGCGCGACTATGTTAATGTTCTCAATCTTGATCTTGTGCTGGATGAGGCAGAAGGTTATGCCTTTCTCAAAAGCCGCCCTGAACCAGAAGAGCAGGAAGCGAAAACCAGGACCAAGCTACCTCGCCTCGTGGCGCGGCGTCCCTTGTCGTTTCCTGTCAGTCTGCTATTAGCTTTGCTCAGGAAGAGGTTGGCAGAATTTGATGCCAATGGCGGTGACACACGCCTGGTTTTAAGCAAGGAAGACATCGCCGGACTCATGCGTGTGTTTTTACCAGACAGCAGTAACGAAGCCAGACTGGTCGATCAAGTAGAAACCCATATCAACAAAGTGATAGATCTGGGCTTTATACGCAAATTGAAAGCTGGCAGCAGCCCACAAACGTATGAAGTGCGGCGCATACTGAAAGCCTTTGTGGATGCACAATGGCTGGCTGATTTTGATGTCAGGCTGGCCAGCTACCAAGCGCAACTCGCTGGCGAAGAAGATGTATCGGACAAAACTGATGAATGACGTGATGCGAGCTGATACTGAACTGATGGCAGAGGTCGAGCTGTCAGGCTTTCGTCTGCATAGACTGGAAGTACTGAACTGGGGCACCTTTGACAAGAAAGTCTGGACTTTGCATCTGGATGGGAAAAATGGCTTGCTCACTGGCGATATAGGCTCAGGCAAATCCACCCTGGTAGATGCGATCACCACCCTGCTGGTGCCGACACAAAAAGCAGCCTATAACAAGGCTGCAGGTGCAGACAGCCGCGAGAGAAATTTGCGCTCTTACGTACTAGGCTATTTCAAGTCAGAGCGCAATGAGGTCAGTGGTACCGCCAGGCCTGTGTCGCTGCGCAAGGACAATAGCTATTCCGTCATCCTGGCCGTGTTTCGCAATGCCGGTTTTGATCAGACAGTGACGCTGGCACAAATGTTCTGGATGAAAGAGCCACACGGTCAGCCTGCGCGCTTTTTTGTCGGTGCAGAAAAAGAATTATCCATAGCCGCTGACTTTGGCAATTTTGATGCAGATGTCAATAAGTTGCGCAAAAGACTGCGTGCCTCAGGTGCAGATGTAGAAGAGAGCTTCTCTAAATATGCAGCCTGGTTCCGGCGGCGTTTTGGCATAGAGAATGAGCAGGCTATGGAACTGTTTCATCAGACTGTGTCCATGAAGTCGGTTGGCAATCTGACAGACTTTGTACGCACCCACATGCTGGAACCCTTTGATGTAGCCAGCCGTACCGATGCCCTGATCTCTCACTTTGAAGACTTGAACCGCGCCCATGAAGCGGTCTTGAAGGCCAAGCGCCAGACCGATATGCTGACGCCACTGGTCGCCGATTATGAGCTGCACATCGTCAAAGCGGCCGACATTGCGCAACTGAAACAATGCCGCGAAGGCTTGCCCAGCCATTTTGCCAGTTTGAAATTACACTTGCTGACACAGCGCCTGAATCATTTAGGGGAGGAATGGCTGGGGCATAATGCCCAGGTCTTGCAATTGGAGATGCAACGTGAAAAGCAAGGTTTTGAGATAGACGATATCAAGCTCGCCATTGCCAATAATGGTGGCGACCGCCTGAGCAAGCTGGAAGCAGATATCAGGGAAAAAGAAATCCTGCGCGACAATCGCAAGAGCAAGGCTGAGCGTTACGGCCAGCTATTGGCCGACCTGGGTGAGAAACCTGCTGATAATTCACAGGATTTCCATGCGAAAAGCCAGGTCTTGCACACATTGGCTGAGGATTTGCGTGCCGATGAAGGCCGCCTTCAAAACATACACGCAGAACATGGTGTCAGCTTCAGGCAAGCCAAGATTGAGAGGGATGAATTACAGACTGAAATCAACAGCCTGAAACGCCGCCCGAATAATATAGACAGCAAACAAATCAAGATACGTGAACTCTTGTGTAGTGCGCTGGACATCGCAGAAGATGACATGCCCTTTTGCGGTGAGCTGATACAAATCCGCGATAGCGAACAAGAATGGGAAGGTGCAGCAGAGCGGCTCATGCGTGGCTTTGCCTTGTCCATGCTGGTGCCAGAAAAGTATTACCAGCAGGTTGCAGAGTGGGTCAACACAAACCATCTTTACGGGCGTTTCGTGTATTTTCGGGTGCATCAGCAAAGACGTGGCAAACCGGCCAGCCCGCATGCTGATTCACTGGTCAGGAAACTCGCCATCAAGCCGGATTCTGCATTGTATGAATGGCTGGAAGCCGAGCTGTTGCATCGTTTCGATGTCGCCTGTTGCGCAAGCCAGGCGCAGTTCCGTCAGGAAGCCAGGGCAATTACCATGGCTGGTCAGATAAAAGACCCCAGTGGCCGCCACGAGAAAGACGATAGCCACAGCATCAATGACCGCAGCCGCTATGTACTGGGCTGGTCGAATGCACCCAAGATAGCCGCCTTGGAAAAGAAGCGTAGTCAGCTGGAAACTGACATGCATCGTGTCATGACCTTGATGAATGATGCCAAAGCTGCACAGAACGCCGCCAAAGCCAGAATCACTGTGCTCGACAAACTGGAAGAATTCAAAGATTTTGAAGAAATCAATTGGGCCAGCCTGGTTACAGAGATTGCCAATCTTCAGCTTGAAAAACAAAGACTGGAAGCTGCCTCTGATGTACTGCTATCCTTGAACCAGAATTTGCAAAATGCCCGACAGGCGCTGAAGGAGTTGGAAAGCCAGCTCGACAGCTTCAAGGACAAGCGCTCAAAAAATGAAGGCCAGCGGCAACAGGCAGAGAGCCTGCAGACAGCGGCGCTGACGGTGCTGCAAAAGCAGGCTCTGGAAGCCGACATAACACCCCTGCTGGAAAAAATACGCAACCAGGTTTTAGGCAAGCACGCACTCACGGTTGAGTCATGTGATCCACAAGAGCATGAGGTGCGCAGTTTCATTCACAAAAATCTGGAAACAGAAGACGACAAATTGAGAAAGCTGGGTAAAAGAATCAGCGAAGCCATGTTCACTTTCAAGAACGAATTCAAGCTGGAAACCACTGACTTTGATACCCATGTTGATGCCGGATTTGAATACAAGAAACTGCTCGAGCAATTGAACCGGGACGACCTGCCACGCTTTGAAGCACGCTTCAAGGAAATGCTCAACGTCAATACCATTAACGAACTCGCTAATTTCAATGCGCAATTGGCACGGGAACGTGAAACCATCAAAGAGCGTATTGCTCACATCAATGAATCACTGATCCAGATAGACTATAACCCTGAGCGTTACATCATCGTCGAATCACAGATCAGCCCGGATGCTGACATACGTGATTTTCAGTCTGATTTGCGGGCATGTACCGAGGGCACACTCAGTGGTAGCGACGAGGCGCAATATTCAGAAACCAAGTTCCTGCAGGTCAAAGCCATCATAGACCGCTTTCGCGGCCGCGAGGGTTTGTCAGAACAAGATAAACGCTGGACTGGCAAGGTCACCGATGTGCGTAACTGGTTCTTGTTTGCGGCCAGTGAAAGATGGCGTAGCAATGATGCAGAACATGAGCACTATTCCGACTCTGGCGGCAAATCAGGTGGTCAAAAAGAAAAGCTGGCTTACACCATTTTAGCTGCCAGCCTTGCCTATCAATTTGGCCTGGGTTGGGACAAGCAACGTTCGCGCTCTTTCCGCTTTGTGGTAATTGATGAGGCATTTGGACGCGGCTCAGATGAATCTGCGCAATATGGCCTGAATCTGTTTCAGCAATTGAATCTGCAATTACTGATCGTCACGCCTTTGCAAAAGATCCATATTATTGAACCTTATGTATCCAGCGTTGGCTTTGTGCATAACGAAAATGGTCAGGAATCCAAATTGCGTAATTTGTCGATAGAAGAGTATCGCGAACAGAAATTACATGTGCTGGCGGATGTACTCGCATGAATTGGACTGACTCAACTGAATTAAAAGCCCAGTTGCAACGTCTGTGGGAGCGTGGTGATTTATTACGTATGCAACTGGAACCTGAAGCGCACTTCCCGCTACGTTTGAGCTTGAAGGCACCAACCTCCAGCGATATCAGCGACCGCTTTGATGCCGTAAGAAAATGGATAGCAGAACTAGCCTCATTACCACATATACGCTTGGAATGGCGCGAGGTGCGCCACCGCATACATGGTTTGCAACGCCTGCCAGATCAAGTCTGGATAGATAGCCTTGATGCTGCTTTGGCGATAACAAGCAAAAAACGGGAAGCTGCGCGTTTTCAGTTGATGTTTGATGAAACACTAAGCAAGCTCCCGGTCTTGCAGCCATGGTTAAAAAAACGGCCCATGCAGGCACTCGACTTGCATGACCGATGGCCACAATTGCTGGCGATTATCACATGGTTATGCGAACATCCACGCCCTGCAATTTATCTGCGTCAAGTTGATATTACTGGCATGCACAGCAAATTCATTGAGGCAAATCGTGCGGTATTGTCAGAACTACTGGATCTGGCATTACCCCCGGATACTATTGATGAGCGCTACACAGGCATAGGCCAATTTGCGTCGCGTTATGGATTTCTGGACAAGCCACTGCGCTTGCGCTTCAGGGTACTTGACGAGCGTATGCAAATTTTAGCGGGCATCAGCCACCCGGACATCATGCTTGATGCAGACAGTTTTTCCGGTCTTGATTTATCTGGGAAAACTGTCTTCATTACCGAGAATGAAATTAATTTTCTGGCTTTTCCTAAAGTCGCCAATGCGATTGTTATTTTTGGCTCTGGCTATGGCTGGGACGCGCTGACATCCGCTCAATGGCTGAATAGCTGTGCAATTTACTATTGGGGTGATATCGATACGCATGGCTTTGCCATTCTCAACCAGCTGCGCCATCATTTCCAGCATGTCACCTCCTTTTTAATGGACAGGGAGAGCTTGCTGAGACATGAAATACATTGGGGTGAAGAAGCTAATCAGGTCACCCATGCGTTGAATTGCCTCAATGTTGAAGAACAGGCGCTATTCGAAGACTTGCGCGAACATCGCTTGGGAAAGAATCTGAGACTGGAACAAGAACGCATACAATTTGAGTACGTCATGAATGAAGTGTTGCGACTGACGAACACTACAAAGATGCTGAATTCAGATTGAGCATTATTATCTATGACCCCAGAACTCAAATTTTATCTCGCAGCCTGGATCAGCTACTGCATCCTGTGCATCTGGCTATACCTGACTGACCGCGCGTCCTTTCCCCTGCAAGCGTACAAAGCATTTCTGTACGTGCCCTGGAAGCTGATTACGTTCAGCATTGCTGCAATTGGGATTACTGTCGTCGCACCTTACACCGCTGACCCGACCTGGGATTATTTTGATGCGGCCATGATGTCTGCACTCACATTCTTGACTGCACCTTGGGCAACGGGAATACTCTACTTGGGGATAAGAGGCAAGGCCAGATTCAGACATGTGCTGGTCGCAATTGGGGTTTGGATGTTCTCGGCAAGCTGGTGTTATGACTTGTATCTGTTGATCAGGGATGGCAATTATCCGATTACCTGGGAGGCAAATATCTATGCATCCTCGGTGCTTTATTTTAGCGCGGGCTTGCTGTGGAATCTGGAGTATAGGGCTGGCCGGGGCGTGACATTTTCTTTTCTTGAACCGGGATTTCCAGCCCGCCCACAGCAAACAAGTTTTGCCAGGATCGCCTGGTTTGGCCTGCCTTTCATGATATTGGCTATCTGTTGCATAGGATATTTTCTTATCTAAAGACAAGAAAATCACACGCAAAAAATTCACAACTCTATCCAGCTTGCAGGTCTTCAAGCGTTCAGGAAAATCAATCCCTGACTCACTCTGCATTAATCTCTGTCCGGTGCACCAAGCGGAAACAACTGCCGATAAGGCCGCGCCTCTTCCACTGCCCTTGCGAATGATGGGCGGGCCAGCAGGCGGCTGCGGTAAGCACGTAGCTTTGGATATTTTTCTGCGATCTGCTGGGTCCAGTCTGCATAGAAAAGTGAAGGTGCTGCGGCGCAGTCTGCCAGTGTGAAATTTTCACCGCTGGCCCATGCATCACCTTTGAGGTGGTTTTCCAGCCATGCATAGGCGAGGTCGAGTTTGCTGGCGGCGTGGGCCAGCCCCTCCTGTCTTTTTACAGTATCGCCTGTCAGTGCTGCGCCAACCGCGTGCTGGACCGGGGTCATGACGTGCAGGTCGAAGTAGCGGTCAAGAAAGCGCACGTCCAGCGCCTGCATGGGATCTGCTGGCAGCAGGCGCACTGGCCCAGGGTGAACCATTTGCAGGTATTCGATGATGATGCTGGTCTCGACGACATTGCGCTCGCCATCGACCAGCAGGGGGAATTTGCCGAGCGGCCAGCGTTGCAGCCACTCTGCTGTGTAGGCAGGCGTATCTGGCCCTATGCAGCGAAATTCAAAAGGCGTGTCATTCTCGTACAGCGCGATAAGCACTTTCTGGGTGTAGGAAGAAAAAGGATGACCGTAAAGTAAGAGTGACATGAGCTATGCCTTGAAAAAGGTGTTCTTTGATGATGTTCGCGTTGTACAGAAATTTATCTCGCATGGTGGTCTGCGTATGACCAAGACCAAGGCCATGACTACACCGGCCATGCGCCGCAAATACATGCCTGGCCCAATTCTGCGCGTCCACAGGTATTCAATCAAATACTTCCATCCAGCGACAAGGCTCATTATTTGCCGACTATATTAAAAATGCAATCACTTGCGGAGTTGAAATGATCAGAAACCGGCTCGCTAAATAAGGTCGTGGGTGACAAATGAAATCAGGACGACCATCTCTTGTTCGCAGGGGCAATTCAATCTGAACGATAAGCCTTCCGTTTAAATTCCGGGCACCAAAACAATAAGCCACCTCGCGGCGGCTTATTGTTTTCAAATTGAATGTCTCTTCAATCCAGCTTAGCCACGCACATAGCGGCTATCAACTGCAAAGGCAGTCGTTGAGCTGCCAATCGCCTGTACAAAGAACAGTTCGCCATTACGCAACATGAAACCGCCCTGGGCGCTGCCAGACGAGATTTCTATGGTCTGGGTAATTGTCGTGTCCTTGAAAACAAATTTCCAGGTGGTCTTGCCATTGACCACGGAAGATGACACGGCACTGCCAACGAAGTTGATCACTGCACCGTTAGCAGTCGCATTGACAAGATCGACCGAAGAGGCGACGGTTTCACCAGTCAACATTTTGACGGTGGCGTTGGCTTCTGTCCTGATATGTTGCGCCACCACAACTGGCGAGGTGTAGGTGCCAGTTGCGACGATAGCCCCTGTACAGTTGGCGTTTTCGTAGTATTCAATTTTTTGTGACATCGACAGCGCGGAACCAGCGCTGGTCGCCGTGATCGTGGTCGTGTCGATTTCATGGTTCTGACAACCCTGGTAAGTCTTGACTGAAGATGAAGTGCGTACGGCAATGGCAGGCATAGGGCCAGACATCAGCTCTGCCGACCGCGACAAGATCGTGGAAAGAGTAGCGACCTCGGCCAAGAATATCGTCAAGCTCAGGCAGGAATTATTCATCAAGGCAGATGCACCTGTCAGTTACCCTTTCTTGTGGGACATCGCCCAGCGTGATTATGTGCAGTGGAATGGCCTGGGTGGCAATGGTGGCCTGGGCCCACTGGGGCGCAATACCGGTGAGGTAATAGGCGTATTTGGCTCGCTGGACTGGCATGAGGGCAAACGTTTCTCTATCACTTCATTACTGACTGGCCAGGGCTGGACCAAGAAAGTCGTTGAATATGACAGCTCCATCAATACCCAGAATTTGCGCCGTATAGAAAACCAGCTGACTGAATTGCAGTCACCCAAATGGCCGCAAGACATTCTGGGCAAGCTGGACCAGACCCGCATCAAGCGCGGCGAAAAACTGTTTGCCAATTATTGCGTCAGTTGTCATGCAGAGATAGACCGCAGCTCGCCACAACGCCGTGTCGTGGCACATATGTCCAAGCTGGAAGAAGTGGGCACAGACCCGACCATGGCTGACAACAGTATCAAGTATGAAGGTTATTCAGGCATCTTGCGCAATCAGTACGTAGGCGCGGGTGTGGGTGATGTCTTGCTCGATAAAAAAGCCCCTATCGCTGCCCTGCTGACCAAGGCAACGCTGGGCGTGGTAACGACGCCAGATGCAGACAAGGGCTTCATACGCCGCTGGTCTGAGTGGCTGCACAATATTTTCCAGGCTTTGTTCAGCAATGAAATCAAGGACTCAAACAAGCACGGCAATTACAATCCTGATACCACGATGACGCCCTACTCTTCGCTGCAGGCGTACAAGGGGCGCTCACTGAATGGTATCTGGGCGACCGGGCCTTATCTGCATAATGGTTCTGTGCCTACCCTGTATGACTTGCTGTTACCGGTCTGTCAGGCCGAGCAAAAGGATGCAGAATGCAGACCTGAGAAGTTCATGGTGGGCTCACGCGAATTTGATGCAGAAAAAGTCGGCATGAAGAGCACAGGCTATGAAGGTTTTGTCTTTGACACCCGGCTCAATGGCAACCGCAATACAGGCCATGACTATGGAACCAAGCCAGCCAAAGGGGCAGGCGACTTGCCTATGCTGACGAAAGAACAAAGACTGGATTTGCTGGAGTATTTGAAGGATCAGTGATGATCTTCACTGCATTTAAAGTGGGCCGGTGGTTGATCCCGCGATCAGCACCGGTTGCCACAGCACCTGCAAATCTGCTGCGGGTGTGCCATTCATCAGAGCCAGCAGCATTTCACTCATCTTGACGCCTGCTGCCCGGGG
This is a stretch of genomic DNA from Undibacterium sp. KW1. It encodes these proteins:
- a CDS encoding DUF1778 domain-containing protein, whose amino-acid sequence is MCAGTIKIRILPEQMALIDRAANALGKSRTDFIVEVACEHTREVLLDQIYFKLDDEKFRQFNAMHEASAEPNAGLARLMGVEAAPCRSWARRMGLETPVLHFAACKLLRFVRQTTARRCCCLSALIPASRRFNSRRSSK
- a CDS encoding HAD family hydrolase, whose amino-acid sequence is MTMRTPQAILFDLDGTLADTAPDLAAAVNVMRENRQLPPVHYQSLRPHASAGARGLLGAGFGIKPEHPDYEAMRIEFLNQYESAIAVHSKLFKQVPDLLRGLDVMGVSWGIVTNKAMRFTRPLIPLLDLQEARCVISGDTTPHAKPHPAPLLEAARQLGIRSENCWYVGDDLRDIQAAEAAGMTSIAAAWGYCGATEPKHWKADAIIDSPLELLELVRAKHLQAVGS
- a CDS encoding Wadjet anti-phage system protein JetD domain-containing protein; the encoded protein is MNWTDSTELKAQLQRLWERGDLLRMQLEPEAHFPLRLSLKAPTSSDISDRFDAVRKWIAELASLPHIRLEWREVRHRIHGLQRLPDQVWIDSLDAALAITSKKREAARFQLMFDETLSKLPVLQPWLKKRPMQALDLHDRWPQLLAIITWLCEHPRPAIYLRQVDITGMHSKFIEANRAVLSELLDLALPPDTIDERYTGIGQFASRYGFLDKPLRLRFRVLDERMQILAGISHPDIMLDADSFSGLDLSGKTVFITENEINFLAFPKVANAIVIFGSGYGWDALTSAQWLNSCAIYYWGDIDTHGFAILNQLRHHFQHVTSFLMDRESLLRHEIHWGEEANQVTHALNCLNVEEQALFEDLREHRLGKNLRLEQERIQFEYVMNEVLRLTNTTKMLNSD
- a CDS encoding DUF3375 domain-containing protein, with translation MSLDFSTLSALRTHHPAWRLLCSDHAPLIASFLHRIFVAPNVRVVSADDLAEMLEDELFALRERLGENEFPKRAQEYLNDWASPDKAWLRKFYQQGSDEAQFDLTPATEKAINWLSSLTERSFVGTESRLLTLFDLLKQMSEGSEVDPAKRIAELQKKREDIDAEISRVLSGDLGLLDDTGIKDRFQQFMQISRDLLTDFREVEYNFRQLDRRVREHIALWEGSKGALLEQIMGERDAISDSDQGKSFRAFWDFLMSSRRQEELTQLLDHVLALTPVQELAPGPRTRRVHYDWLEAGEHTQRTVAQLSQQLRRFLDDQTWLENRRIMDILRGIESKSLALRQQQPSGEFFSIDEMTAEIELPMERPLHSPSFKPVIADLILQAGDADLDTNALYNYFTIDKAELMLHIRHALQLQSQATLQEITTKHPLKHGLAELVSYLHLGNESFNTVIDEEHTETIGWHAITSRGEQVQKQATLPRVIFVR
- a CDS encoding ATP-binding protein yields the protein MRADTELMAEVELSGFRLHRLEVLNWGTFDKKVWTLHLDGKNGLLTGDIGSGKSTLVDAITTLLVPTQKAAYNKAAGADSRERNLRSYVLGYFKSERNEVSGTARPVSLRKDNSYSVILAVFRNAGFDQTVTLAQMFWMKEPHGQPARFFVGAEKELSIAADFGNFDADVNKLRKRLRASGADVEESFSKYAAWFRRRFGIENEQAMELFHQTVSMKSVGNLTDFVRTHMLEPFDVASRTDALISHFEDLNRAHEAVLKAKRQTDMLTPLVADYELHIVKAADIAQLKQCREGLPSHFASLKLHLLTQRLNHLGEEWLGHNAQVLQLEMQREKQGFEIDDIKLAIANNGGDRLSKLEADIREKEILRDNRKSKAERYGQLLADLGEKPADNSQDFHAKSQVLHTLAEDLRADEGRLQNIHAEHGVSFRQAKIERDELQTEINSLKRRPNNIDSKQIKIRELLCSALDIAEDDMPFCGELIQIRDSEQEWEGAAERLMRGFALSMLVPEKYYQQVAEWVNTNHLYGRFVYFRVHQQRRGKPASPHADSLVRKLAIKPDSALYEWLEAELLHRFDVACCASQAQFRQEARAITMAGQIKDPSGRHEKDDSHSINDRSRYVLGWSNAPKIAALEKKRSQLETDMHRVMTLMNDAKAAQNAAKARITVLDKLEEFKDFEEINWASLVTEIANLQLEKQRLEAASDVLLSLNQNLQNARQALKELESQLDSFKDKRSKNEGQRQQAESLQTAALTVLQKQALEADITPLLEKIRNQVLGKHALTVESCDPQEHEVRSFIHKNLETEDDKLRKLGKRISEAMFTFKNEFKLETTDFDTHVDAGFEYKKLLEQLNRDDLPRFEARFKEMLNVNTINELANFNAQLARERETIKERIAHINESLIQIDYNPERYIIVESQISPDADIRDFQSDLRACTEGTLSGSDEAQYSETKFLQVKAIIDRFRGREGLSEQDKRWTGKVTDVRNWFLFAASERWRSNDAEHEHYSDSGGKSGGQKEKLAYTILAASLAYQFGLGWDKQRSRSFRFVVIDEAFGRGSDESAQYGLNLFQQLNLQLLIVTPLQKIHIIEPYVSSVGFVHNENGQESKLRNLSIEEYREQKLHVLADVLA
- a CDS encoding DUF4194 domain-containing protein, whose protein sequence is MDTTASVVGHAATNLATPNQDHALSPLLINLLKTVLYREDDEQLWGALLKLQARVRDYVNVLNLDLVLDEAEGYAFLKSRPEPEEQEAKTRTKLPRLVARRPLSFPVSLLLALLRKRLAEFDANGGDTRLVLSKEDIAGLMRVFLPDSSNEARLVDQVETHINKVIDLGFIRKLKAGSSPQTYEVRRILKAFVDAQWLADFDVRLASYQAQLAGEEDVSDKTDE